The proteins below are encoded in one region of Helianthus annuus cultivar XRQ/B chromosome 2, HanXRQr2.0-SUNRISE, whole genome shotgun sequence:
- the LOC110920673 gene encoding cyclin-D4-2, protein MAPSDFALSSLLCEEDNDSISYDDYADVDDFRGLDWNINQGHNQNPILKMKDETEYYFLDLPLQNDARLTLLTSKEHEQNVGLDLYLKRLKDQNLFLVARQQAVDWILKVNAQFNFGPLCAYLSVNYLDRFLAVYELPKDSPWMMQLLSVTCLSLAAKVEETEIPTILDLQVGESRFVFEAKTIQKMELIVLSTLKWRMQSVTPFSFIDSFIRKVNDDGQSQTNLRSLILRSTQIILGLIQGIEFLEFQPSEIAAAVAICVVGVEVEKIQTLALFEHLNKERVLKCVEVVIKSCTMSFGSGTLPESPIGVLEAAILSNKNDDSPTCAKRRRLNNISL, encoded by the exons ATGGCACCCTCTGATTTTGCACTTTCAAGCCTACTGTGTGAAGAAGACAATGATTCCATTTCTTATGATGATTATGCTGATGTTGATGATTTTAGAGGTTTAGACTGGAATATTAATCAGGGTCATAATCAAAATCCAATCTTGAAAATGAAAGATGAAACAGAGTACTATTTTCTCGATCTGCCTTTGCAAAATGATGCAAGATTGACCTTGTTGACTTCAAAAGAACATGAACAAAATGTGGGTTTGGATCtttatttgaaaagattgaaagatcAAAACTTGTTTTTGGTTGCCAGACAACAAGCTGTTGATTGGattttaaag GTCAATGCTCAATTTAATTTTGGACCATTATGTGCATATCTATCTGTAAATTATTTGGACAGATTTCTTGCAGTTTATGAATTACCT AAGGACAGCCCTTGGATGATGCAGTTGCTGAGTGTAACCTGTTTATCACTTGCAGCCAAAGTGGAAGAAACTGAAATTCCCACAATTTTGGATTTGCAG GTTGGTGAATCAAGATTTGTGTTTGAAGCAAAAACAATTCAAAAAATGGAATTGATTGTTTTGAGCACATTGAAGTGGAGAATGCAATCAGTGACTCCATTTTCCTTCATTGATTCATTCATTAGAAAGGTTAATGATGATGGTCAAAGTCAAACCAATTTAAGATCTTTAATCTTGAGGTCTACCCAGATTATTTTAGGTTTGATCCAAG GTATTGAATTCTTGGAATTTCAACCTTCTGAGATAGCAGCAGCAGTGGCCATATGTGTAGTTggagttgaagttgaaaagattcaaacttTAGCACTCTTTGAGCATTTAAACAAG GAGAGGGTTCTAAAGTGTGTGGAAGTTGTGATCAAGAGTTGTACCATGAGCTTTGGGAGTGGTACATTGCCTGAAAGTCCAATTGGTGTGCTTGAGGCTGCAATCTTGAGCAATAAAAATGATGATTCACCTACTTGTGCTAAAAGGAGGAGGCTCAACAATATTAGCTTGTGA